Genomic DNA from Hordeum vulgare subsp. vulgare chromosome 2H, MorexV3_pseudomolecules_assembly, whole genome shotgun sequence:
AGCAAAAGTTCAATTTAAAGTTTAAGTTTAAGGGGTCTGTTCTGCCGCACCTCGAGCCGACCCGTAAAAGAGCATCTTCTGCGAATATCCTTTTTTTAGGTACATTTTGCGGGGTCTGACCCTACCCTCGCCCGTGCCGGTCCGTAAAGCCGTTTTCCAACTGTAAACACATTTTACGGGTCGATGTTATACAGGGTCTGCTAGACATGCTCTTACTGCCattgttttagttttttttttcttttgcgaaaTACAGAACGATTCCTTTATGTAAGGTGTATAATTTTTGGCACGGTGATCAAGGCACATAATTATAGAGGTGTTAGGACAAAATTACCTTTGAAAATTTTATTGGTTACTGACAAGTAAATCAATGAGTCTAGAAAAGTAAGAGGTACACGTAATCGAGAAAGAGATAGTTTCCTTTTTTTGATACAATTAGAGATACGGGCAATCATGAAAGAgaaacttttctttttctgaagggTTAataagggaattacaaggatttacaagaaatgcaccttacattatggaattttatcaaaaaaaCAAATACATCTAATAAAAGCAATGGAGGCAGTACTACTTTAGTATTATTACCTAGTCATTACTTCCTTATTACAAgtggtagcggcaagcataatctAAACAATGGTATTCGTCAATATATTAATTAATCAATTCAACAATatatccctgcagggttaacCATATAGCATGTTGCATGCACCATCTGGGGTCAATGGAACCAtgaaatatatactccctcctaTCTAAATTAATTGGCATAGCTCCGATTCGAATTAATTGATGCGGCACTCAAAATTGTACTAGGGCGGCATCAATTAATTCAGATGGGTGGGAGCGGTATAGTTTTATCATTCACAACAACATGTCAGTGGTTTAAATTCAAATACTTTTTAGTGAAAAACAAAAGAACCTTTTCGAGAAATCTACTGAAATGATGATCCTTCACAACAAAATCCTCATAACACACGGGCTGGTAGTGCGTTGATCTTGCAAATCATTTTGCCATCCTTGCACTAGGTCTTTGGAAAGTGCCATCCATCTTGAGAAATCTATCCGAGTACTGCCAACCATCTTTGGATTCTTTTTGCCATCCTTGTAGTAGGTCTTTGAAAATTGTGTTTATCATAGCTTGTCACAGAACTTGTTTAGGCTGGCTAAGCTTTTAACGGTTTTAAAGTtatcaaaaaatataaaataaatagtGTAGCATCTCCATAATGTAATAAGATGATCCAGCGTTGGGATTTCAAAAATATGCATTTGCGTATCCTCGGCAAAAAAAAAAGGAATTTCAGCTTGCGCTGATATAAAATATATACTGACCTTTTTTTTGTTTAGGACACATAAAGCTTTATTTTTTCAATCGCATCATTGGATCATGTTATATTATAGGTGTGATGTTTCAGTAATttctttttcagaattttggaaactTTGATACCGTCGAAAACCTTAATTTGTTCTGTGGCAAGTTATGATAGAAAATCCTTCTTGGATCGTGTTATATATATCAAAATATTGTATTTTTATTCTTACTATTGGTCAGAAATTTACTAGAAATAAATTATTGAGAGAAAAGCAGAAGAACCTTCTTGACAAATATATCCCAATATTGGCCCAACACAACCGAATACTCACGGCGAACAAGCTAATAGTGTGATGACCCTGTGATATATATTTTTGCATCCTTGCCTTGGTGCTTCCGAAACTGCCATTCACCTCTGCAAGGACTATCATTCCCCCTTGGCGGTCCATTGCATTGTCATCGCTTGGGCGGACGATCGAATCCATAATGAGTCCTCCCGAGCTCAACTCTCGCAGTCGACACCTGAGTTCATTACGAAGCGGTGCCCCACATGGAACAAGGGGGAGAAGCATGCCGGCACATTTTCACCGAAAAGGCACACGTCATGCATGGAGATCGCCCGCCGCGCTTTTGATGACACGACGTGTCCGAGATCTCGAGGCGCGATGCTAACTCATGTTTACCCGATGTATTGTCTCGCTAGGGGGGTCTGACACGTTTGATCATAAAAACATGGCTACCGAGCCGATCTGTTTGTCAGCAAATTTACGGGTCAACGTTGCATATGCCTCCCCCTTAAAAAGAACGTTGCATATGCCTTTATACATGGTTTTCGTCATACATATATCTATTTTATCCTTAAATTAGTAATAAGGAGATAAATGATGCGTAGTACTCCGTTCGTTGATAAATACAGTATACGTTTTTTTCAAGATTTCAATAGGAGATTACATATTGAAGAATATATAcacactttagagtgtagattcgctAATTGTGCTCCGTATGTTGTTctatagtgaaatctttaaaaagacttgtgTTTAGAAACGGATGGAGTAGGAAACATGCATGGCCATGACGAAAAAAGAGAGGAAACACATGGTCATGTGCTGGCAGCCGGAGAAGATGATACGCGTACGACGCAGCTGGCTGGGCCGTGTCCGCGGCCAGCGCGCCCCCCGCACCAGCCAGCGGCCGGGGCCAAGGCGGTGCGCGCGCGCGTACACGCCGCAGCGGAGATGTGGGTGAGGACATGCCGCAGCCGCCGCAAAGCAGCCGGATGTGGTGTGAACGGAAAGCTACCCAGCCCAAAGTTGTGACGCCACCCAGCCCGTGTCGACGCGGACACATGAacacatggatggatggatggattggaTAAAGACGCCCAAGCCAAGCTAGCACATTCCCCGGCTCTCTGCCCTCCCAACAACTGGCCGAGATTTGCGCAGCCAGCCCGAGAGAAAGTCACggtaaagaaaaaaaaaatcccgTTCTGTGTGTGCGACGACGGACGGAATATTCCAACGAGCATGTGCCCTGCACATCGCCCCCATCCTTCCACGGCAGCGCCGGTCGCCGCGACCCTCGACGGATCGGGTTAGCCGCAGAAACCGGTTCGATTCGATGTTTCTTGCGCGTTGCGTCGGGCGGAAGCGCGTGGGTGCACGGCCAGCTAGCGAGCAGCAAGTACGTACTACTACTCGGTGACAAGTGGGACGGCGGGCCCCGTTGTTTAATTACATTTTTTTGGGAGGACCCCGTTGTTTAATTACAAGGTAGTACTACTCGTCCAAGGTACTGTACGACGAGAAGCATTCGCATTCCCATTTAGCCAATTAACCGCCGGGCTTATCTTTTGCGCGCGAGCCAGCATGCAAGTGgattcgacgacgacgacggccacATCGCCCGTGGCCTCGGAGCGGACGGATGATTGGGTACACGCACGGGAAACGGTTGGATTCCTGCGAGGCCCCATGCTCGCTTCTCCGCTTCAAGATCTACAAACAATTTGAATCTCAACCATGACATATATACAAGACCAGCCAACGATCAGAAGGGGAATAATTCATTTCAATCAGCAGCACACAATCAGATTTACCAATCAACTCGGTCTCGGCACACCTCTCGCCCTCCGGTCCATCGTCCCCTAATCGCTAAACTGTATCACGGCGATCACGCATCAGGTGACTATGTATGTACAAACTACAGATGCATGCCTCCTACTAGCAGTTTGATATCACACCCTAATCAAGATTAATCAGCACTCCCCCTCGCTCACAGGCCATCATTATGCCTTGCACGCATCAACAACAAACACACACACGacgatcctcctcctcctcgaatcGTCGCCGGCTAATTAACCCAATCCTTAATCCAAGTTAATGAAGCAAACTAATCAATCCACCGGCTAGCACCAACCAAATTAATTAACCATCTATGGCTACCACCAAAGCAAACGGCCGGAGACGATCCTGTCCATCgggtagatggatggatggatggatggatttcaGATGGATCTACCACATGTTGGAGAAGTCCATGGGAGGCTCGCCCCGGCACAGCTGCTCCAGATCGACGTACGACCGCGACGACGGCATCATCGGGAACGAGGTGTCCGCGGCGCCGGCGAGCGCGCCCGTGTCGAAGAAGCCGAGCGAAGGGGTCTGCAGCAGCGCCGACGATGACGCCGCCTCCGGCTTGCAGTGCCTGCGGATCGCCGCCTGCTGGTCCCCGCCCATGGCTCCCTGCAGGTAGGGCGAGTACCCGGCGCCGCCGCCGTGGTTGCCGCTGCCCGTCGTCGCCGGCATGAAGAAGTAGTTGGGGCTCTGCATCTGCTGCTGCGTCACCGGCGGCTCCGTCTTGATGGTCAGCTGCTCCGTGTCCGGCTCGAGCGGCAGGGCCGCGCTGGAGGTCGAGCTCGACGCGGCGGCGAAGTCGTCCGCGCCGGAGGGGGAGTCCATGAGCATCGGCAGGTCGGGGTTGTTGAGGAAGTCGTCGAGAAAGGCGTACGGGTCCTCCATGGCCCCGGCGGCCGCCGGCGGTGGCGGCACTTGCGGCGCATTCTTCGCCGCCAAGTCTTTGTCGAACACCCGGCAAACAGCCCAATCGTtctgcacgcacgcacgcaacAGGCAAGGCAAGGGTGAGCGAGGAAACAACACGAGGAAAATAAGAAGCAGGAAACAAATCCGGTGCGCGGTCCAGCCGGCGGCATCTCCGGACGCTCCGGCGGCTCGATCGATCGATCATCGACACGGCCGGCCGGAGACGGAGCCAaaatcgaatcttgcggtaccttGGCTGAGCGGTGGAGGCGGTGGGGCAGCTGGCCCTCGAGGCGGTACTCGTGCATGACGTAGGGCGTCTTATCGCCGCGGGGGGCGCGGCCGGTGTAGAAGACGAGCGTCTTCTTCATGCCGACGAGCACGGCGTCCCGGCCCTTGCCGCGGAAGATCTCCTTGTCCTTCCCCGTCGCCTTCCAGTAGCCGCGCTCCGTGGCCCGGTTGGTGCGCGTCCCCGTCGGGTACTTGCGGTCCTTGTGCACGAAGAAGTACCACTCCTTCTCCCCCATCTTCGCCTTCCCTGCAAAACCACCGCCATGAGCCTCCCTGCCTGCAAACCCGATCgaaccggaggaggaggagcagtagTACTCACCGGGGAGGTCCCACGGCTCGGTCTTGTTGAGGTCGACGTCGGCGATCACGAGGCAGGAGAAGGAGTTGTTGACGGCCTTGGGGGTGAGGTAGTGGGTGACCACCTCCTCATCGGTCGGGTGGAACCGGAAGCCCGGCGGGAGCGACAGCCGCGGCTCCTCCGCCCCCAGATCCATCACCTCCGTCACGTCCGACATGGTCCCGCCCTCTCGACCGGATCTTCCGGCTATGGCTTGCCTTGCTATGCTCAGGATGAGCTCGggagctgaggaggaggaggaagaagaagaagaagaagaagagctctAGATATGTCGAGAGATGATTTCTTTCTGATTGATCCGACGCTTTGGGCTTCAGAAGACTGGGATGGAGCGGCGCTCTGGGGGTGGCTTTATAGCTTCGGAATGGCGTGCGTGGGAAGACAACTTCCGGCCAGAGCCGCGCGCCCCGCTAATTTACTCACTTTTTTACTGCTACTAGTACGAGTACTAATCTATGGTGATTAACTGCACTGTAATAATCCAACGGCGGTAAATCGAAGCTGCTGCCGGCTAGGTTGCCAATGAGTAGTACTTGCAGATAAACATTGCCTAATCATCTGCTGCCCGGCTAATCTGCCAActctatttctctctctctcacacacgtaCGCACGCGCCGTTAGCTGCCAATGATTATGTACCACATGGAGAAGGTTTGAACGGAAGTGACGGTGCCGGTGGTACGCAGCACGCTGCGGCACACGTCGGCTTCCCTGCTGTTTTTGTGTGTGATCGAGCCTCAGCCGCCGATGATTCGTCCCGGAATTCGCCTTCTGCAGTGGCCACGATAGATATCGGTAACCACGAGCGTTAACGTCCGGCCAAATTCCGGGCGAGGCCGCCGTCCAGACGCAGCCACACGAAATTCAGGGAAAACGCTGCGGCGAGTTCCGGGGCGAAAGCGTGCCGGCCTGCGTTGTCGAATCGAGAGGTTAAAATCTCAAGTGGTACAAATATCCTTTTCTCACCGAGCCCAGCTCGCCCGATCCTTGTCATGTGTCGCCGGCTGACACGTACgttcgtgcgtgcgtgcgtgcgtgccagTACTGCACGGCGCACAAAACGGCACGTGAAAATGTACTGGTTTTAGGAAGCTGGTAATAAATCCAAATTTCACGCTTTGTGGTAAATTCCAAATGTTCGACTGTGCAAAACACTGTATATACTCTCTGTttctaaatacttgttgttgggggAGCTAGATTAGTTTTTTAACAATAAATAATAGTATtacggtacagagggagtatattccAATTACATTGCGCTAGGAGGATGATGCGCTGCGAACCCGCGAAAACTGATACTAGTATATACTTGGCCACTAAGTAATGTGAAGAGGATAATACCGCGGAGAAATTATGTCATTAATGTTGAGCTTATGGACCTGGACGCGTATGATGCTCGGGTCGGCCAGGAGATAGGTTTTGTTTATGTGCGCAGAGACTAAATCTTGAGTGCATTAAATGCACTTGGAATTAACTTTCCTATCTCATAATCAATTTGATTGAGGTGCAGTGCGCGCCACGGAAAATTCAGGCATGACGCGGAATGCTTATGTCAGGCGTTGCCTCTGCTGCCGTGGCTGGTCTAATCACAACTGACAGGAGTACCTGAAGAAAAAAAATGTGGATTTAGTTCAGGAAATTTTGTCATGAGTAAACTAGATACAGTTGCAGCCCATGCAGTTTCCTGGACGTTTCTTCGCCTGTCCATGAACCAGCTGCTCTTTTCTGGAGCTGAAATATTATCCCATTCGTACCTGTAATGCATCCTAGATTGTCAGTAGTACGAAATATAAAGATGTCTGTCTGAATTTTGTACTATGTCAGGTAATTTGCCAGCGTCGGAAAATGCAGCTGTGCATTGGCAGCAGTTTCCTCGCACACAGCAATTCAGAAACCAGTGGGTTCAGTTCAGATTCAGAACAATACCGTAGAAGATGACGCTGTACATGTATGCAATCAATCATCAACTGATGGTCGGTAATTAGCAAGCCCCTTTTTGCGGCTAACACTTCCATAATTTCCTGGAAAATTCAGTACTGGCAGTTCGTTGGCACACAAAATCCAGCAGTTTCCTCGCACACAGCAATTCAGAAAACGGTGGGTTCAGAAGAATACAGAAGAAGATGTATGATGctatacatgcatgcatgcatgcaattatCCGGTGATGGTCGGTAATTAGCACTTCCATAATTGCTCATGGGTTTGTTGGTAGAAGCTGCAGGACGGGGAATCTCGACCCGCAAATGTATGCGGCGTTGGTGGACCTGTTCGCCGGTCAGGGTCGCGTTATCAGTTTCCGGAAGCAGACAAGTCCTCCTCTTATCATTCCTCGACAGCAACACTGTACCTACGATCACGGATATATGGATTGGGATGAAAGTTTCGTCCGCCATTAATTTCTCCCAACGTGACATATAAAAACCCCACAGcatatgagagagagagagagagagagggggagggagagagattctGTGGAAATGTTTTACTCCAAAGCCGGCCGGTTTTAAACGTGAGTATAGTATTGCATATATTGCCGTGGTCGGCCATGATCGTCGCCGGGCCGATGTGTTTTGCTTGGTCCCGAAGGGCAGAAACGAAATGCAGATGCATGGCCGATGAAAAACCCTTGTCGCCTAAGCGTCTGCTGGTCCTTTTTGCCCGATTTTTTCTGGCCTTTTTCATGGGCAAAAGCGACGGTGTTTTGCCGGTGCTTTTTTTGCTCTTTTTGCCCCGGCATGGGCGTAGGCGTAGTAGTGCTATTTTTGTGCGTCAAGGGTGCAACCCACTGCTAGGAAACAGTTCTGTTTGCTGGTGCTAGGCTGCTAGCATTAGTAGTAGTGTGCGCTGCTGCTGGTATCCCGTAGGATGTATTTCTGCTGCTAGTGGCCTACGGAAAGAAATTTTCGGTTGAGTAGCTCCTGGAAAAGATTGCATTGCTAGTGGCACGTAGAAAGTTGAAACGGTCGTGGCCTTCCGTTGCGTGGCCGGTGTACGTGGGTCCCGTCTTCGTTTTTGGACGGTGAAAGAGGAGGCACCACCGCCGTGGTAGGATAAGACGAATGTAG
This window encodes:
- the LOC123424685 gene encoding NAC domain-containing protein 92-like, with the protein product MSDVTEVMDLGAEEPRLSLPPGFRFHPTDEEVVTHYLTPKAVNNSFSCLVIADVDLNKTEPWDLPGKAKMGEKEWYFFVHKDRKYPTGTRTNRATERGYWKATGKDKEIFRGKGRDAVLVGMKKTLVFYTGRAPRGDKTPYVMHEYRLEGQLPHRLHRSAKNDWAVCRVFDKDLAAKNAPQVPPPPAAAGAMEDPYAFLDDFLNNPDLPMLMDSPSGADDFAAASSSTSSAALPLEPDTEQLTIKTEPPVTQQQMQSPNYFFMPATTGSGNHGGGAGYSPYLQGAMGGDQQAAIRRHCKPEAASSSALLQTPSLGFFDTGALAGAADTSFPMMPSSRSYVDLEQLCRGEPPMDFSNMW